TTCCATCAGTAAAAAACCCGGCATAGTTTATTAAAACTTTAGCACCATCGGCAGGCTTCATACCTTTTCCTTTGTGGTTCCAGTACACTTTTAATCCTGAAGGTAAAGTTTCAGCTTGTTCCAATAATGGAGCAAAAACTTTGGCTTGAGCAGCACCAATTTCAGCTATACGAGCTTCCTCTTCGGCTTTCTCTTTTTCAATATTTTCCATTGCTTCCGTAAAAGAAGTCAATTTCACGTTTCCTCTATTGATAATATTTACTTCCTGAATGGTTACAACTTCGACAGGCTTGTTACTGGGTTTGGCTACTTCAACCGACCCAATTGAATCGACAACTTCTTGCCCGATAACAATTTCACCAAAAACAGAGTGTCTGCCATCAAGCCAAGGAGTTTCTTTCAGGGTAATAAAAAACTGACTCCCGTTCATATCCGGGCCTCCGTTAGCCATGGATAGAATACCTTTTCGGTCGTGTTTTAACGTGTCTACAATTTCATCAGGGAAAATATATCCCGGATTTCCGGTTCCATCGGCCTTAGGATCTCCACCCTGAATCATAAAATCCTTCATAACCCGGTGGAAAGTAAGTCCGTTATAAAACTTTTTCCCTTTAAATGTAGAATCTACCATGGTATTTGTTCCTTCGGCAAGAGCTACAAAATTTGCAACCGTTAAAGGAGTTTGCTCGTTGTATAATTTTGCTACAAAAGTACCTTTGTTTGTAATAAATTCGGCGTATACACCGTCTTCCAAGTCGGGGTATTTGTCTTGGCACGCAGCAAAAGACATGGATAGTACTAAAAATAGTAATGTTAATTTTTTCATGTTTTACTTAATTTTCTTGTGTTTGTTCAATTGATTTTAAAGTTACTGTACTCTGAATTGGGACATTGGTTCCCAGTTTATCTTCAATGCCATAATAGCCATAGGCTTTATAGGAAGGAAATAAGAATGTGATTTGTTCACCTTCCTTCATAAGCTTTATACCATCGCGTAATCCCGAAATTAACTCCTGATTGGTTTGGTCGACCTTATAGACCTGAAGTCCGATTTCGGATTCTGAAATAATCGTGTTTCCGTTTAAATCTTTAACATCGAAATTAAAAGTAACTTCGTCGCCAAACTCCGGTAACTCTGATGCTATGGTATCTTTCACGTTGTAGAAATACCAAAAACCACTTTCTGAAGCGATATAATCTACATTGGGATTGGCTTCCATAATTTCGGTTATTTGCGCTTCTTCTTTTTCGAAAATCTTCTTATTTCGAACAGCAGATTCCTTGATAAAACTTCCGGAATTTCTCTGAAGAGGTTTCCTCGCTTCAGGGCCTTTACAGGCTGCAAAGCACAGGGTGACAATGATAATATAATGTAGGTTACGAAGCATTTGCCAATTCTTCTTTATAGCCGTGCAAGATACTAATAAATTCAGTAACTGTTTTCGATAAGGATGCTAAACTTCTTCCTCCCGCTGCGTTTATATGACCGCCGCCATTGTAATGATTTCGGGCGAAGTCGTTCACCGAAAAATCTCCTTTGCTTCGAAAGGACATTTTTACGATACTCTCCTGCTTGTTTTCAATAAAAATGACGGCAAATTTTATTCCGGCAATCGAAAGCGCATAATTTACAAAGCCCTCGGTATCTCCTTTTCTAAAATTACAGGCATCCAGTTCCTTTTGTGAAAGTGTTATATAGGCGGTATGGTATTCGGGAATAATATTCAGGTTTTTTAGCGCAACTCCCAAAAGTTTCATCCTGTCGGCACTGTTTGTGTCGTATACTTGCTGGTGAATTTCGGCGTTGTTGGCTCCAATTTCCATTAAATGTGCAATCACTCTGTGGGTAGTCGCAGTAGTAGAGGGAAACCTGAAAGAACCGGTATCTGTCATAATTCCGGTGTACAGATGTGTAGCTACTTCAACACACAAGGCGTCCAATTCGCCCAGGGCATCCATAAAATGATACACCATTTCGGAAGTTGAACTCATGGCAACATCACTATAGGTGACAACTGCATAATCGTCCGGAGCCTGATGGTGATCTACCATCACGAATTTAGCATCGCAATCTTCCAAAAGCTGTTGTAATTCGCCTACACGGCTGAGGCTGTTAAAATCCAGGGTGAAAATTAAATCGGCTTCGTTAATAAGCCCGATACTTACATCTGTATCCTTTTCATGAATTACGATATCCTCACAACCCGGAAGCCATTTCAGAAAATCGGGAAAATCGTTGGGCATTACGACAATCGATTTATGTCCCAATTGGTTCAGAAAAAAAGACATCCCTAAACAACTTCCCACTGCATCGCCGTCGGGGTTTTTATGACCCACAACCACAATCTTTTTCTTAGATTTTAAGAGTTGCTTAACGACAGCAGTAGTTTCTTTATCCATAGGGAGCGAAGATACAACTAATTCACATTTTTGAAAGAGCCGGCCAAATATTTGAAACAAGGAGCTTCAAGATTAAACTAAGGTTAATTCCTTGTTTTTGATTCTCAAATGTCTACTTTTGCACAAAATTTTAAAAAACTATGAGAACAGATAGAACGTTTACCATGTTAAAGCCTGATAGTGTTGAAAAAGGACACATTGGAGCCATTCTTGAAAAAATAAATTCGGCAGGTTTTAGAATCGTTGCCTTGAAATTAACCCAAATGACAACTGCCGATGCTAAAGCATTTTACGCAGTGCATAAGGAGCGTCCTTTTTTCGGGGAATTGGTAGAATACATGACAAGAGGTCCTATTGTTGCCGCAATTCTTGAAAAAGACAATGCTGTAAATGATTTCCGTACCTTGATCGGTGCAACTAATCCTGCAGATGCAGCTGAAGGTACCATTCGTAAATTATATGCAGCCTCTATTGGCGAAAATGCTGTACACGGAAGTGACAGCGATGAAAATGCAGCTATCGAAGGCGCTTTTCATTTTTCCGGAAGAGAAATGTTTTAGTAAAAGATATATGTATTAATTGAAAACCATCTGTGAAAACGGATGGTTTTTTTATTGAACTCATCTTGACTTTTTTGATTGAAGTGAAAATTGGCTATTTTGAGTCTGATTGAAGGTTTTTTTGAGTTGCATAGCAGAGCTACGGAAGGAAAAAAAGATAAAAAGCAGGCTTAAAAGAGCAATTTTTTAGCCAAATGGAAAAAGTCAAGACGAGTTCATTACCTCAGAATTAGCTTTTTGATAAGATCTTTGCCCAATTCTTCATTTAATAAGCGTATTATTTTTTCCTTTCCGTAGGTTAATTCTTCACGTAATACCGAAGAACTTAATTGTACGTAGAGCGTGTCTCTATCCAATAGCACCTCGGTGGTATACTTACCAATGGGCTCGCCCAATACCTTAGCCCATGCCTCTTTTGCTGAAATTTTATCCAACCCTTTTTGAAGCTTATTGGAAGCCACAAAGTTTTTAAGCACATCTCCTATTGTATTTTCTCCGTCTCGCTTTGCCATAATCGCTCGTGTTACTCTTTGCTAAAGGTAAAAGATTTAAATCGGTCGTAGGTATATATTTTATCTTCTGAATTTTTAATGCGCAACATACTATCCTTTGCTATTAAAACTGTTTCTTTCCAACTGTCATACGGAGTTGTGTAATACAATCGCAGGCTGTCATCCTCAATTTTTAAACTGAATTTCTCGGCCGAAGCATTTGCGGCAAAACTCCCATCCAATCGCGGGGCTACCTTTTTCCGAACA
This genomic stretch from Ulvibacter sp. MAR_2010_11 harbors:
- a CDS encoding peptidylprolyl isomerase, with protein sequence MKKLTLLFLVLSMSFAACQDKYPDLEDGVYAEFITNKGTFVAKLYNEQTPLTVANFVALAEGTNTMVDSTFKGKKFYNGLTFHRVMKDFMIQGGDPKADGTGNPGYIFPDEIVDTLKHDRKGILSMANGGPDMNGSQFFITLKETPWLDGRHSVFGEIVIGQEVVDSIGSVEVAKPSNKPVEVVTIQEVNIINRGNVKLTSFTEAMENIEKEKAEEEARIAEIGAAQAKVFAPLLEQAETLPSGLKVYWNHKGKGMKPADGAKVLINYAGFFTDGRLFDTNRLEVAEQFDVVDEARKAADQYIPVATTYSANARLVAGFREALLLLSVGDKVTVLVPSHLGYGAGGNPPVIPPNSDLIFELELTEVAPQ
- the gldI gene encoding gliding motility-associated peptidyl-prolyl isomerase GldI yields the protein MLRNLHYIIIVTLCFAACKGPEARKPLQRNSGSFIKESAVRNKKIFEKEEAQITEIMEANPNVDYIASESGFWYFYNVKDTIASELPEFGDEVTFNFDVKDLNGNTIISESEIGLQVYKVDQTNQELISGLRDGIKLMKEGEQITFLFPSYKAYGYYGIEDKLGTNVPIQSTVTLKSIEQTQEN
- a CDS encoding bifunctional oligoribonuclease/PAP phosphatase NrnA, translated to MDKETTAVVKQLLKSKKKIVVVGHKNPDGDAVGSCLGMSFFLNQLGHKSIVVMPNDFPDFLKWLPGCEDIVIHEKDTDVSIGLINEADLIFTLDFNSLSRVGELQQLLEDCDAKFVMVDHHQAPDDYAVVTYSDVAMSSTSEMVYHFMDALGELDALCVEVATHLYTGIMTDTGSFRFPSTTATTHRVIAHLMEIGANNAEIHQQVYDTNSADRMKLLGVALKNLNIIPEYHTAYITLSQKELDACNFRKGDTEGFVNYALSIAGIKFAVIFIENKQESIVKMSFRSKGDFSVNDFARNHYNGGGHINAAGGRSLASLSKTVTEFISILHGYKEELANAS
- a CDS encoding nucleoside-diphosphate kinase, which translates into the protein MRTDRTFTMLKPDSVEKGHIGAILEKINSAGFRIVALKLTQMTTADAKAFYAVHKERPFFGELVEYMTRGPIVAAILEKDNAVNDFRTLIGATNPADAAEGTIRKLYAASIGENAVHGSDSDENAAIEGAFHFSGREMF
- a CDS encoding DUF721 domain-containing protein, with protein sequence MAKRDGENTIGDVLKNFVASNKLQKGLDKISAKEAWAKVLGEPIGKYTTEVLLDRDTLYVQLSSSVLREELTYGKEKIIRLLNEELGKDLIKKLILR
- a CDS encoding lipocalin family protein; the encoded protein is MKSFFYFLILFLVCGSCAKQDPNEQIQYLDGYWEIKSVTQPDGTKKDFGISTLIDFMEVTGDSGVRKKVAPRLDGSFAANASAEKFSLKIEDDSLRLYYTTPYDSWKETVLIAKDSMLRIKNSEDKIYTYDRFKSFTFSKE